From a region of the Nevskia ramosa DSM 11499 genome:
- the rplA gene encoding 50S ribosomal protein L1 has product MIKLTKRQKAFADKIQPGKAYPVDQAIEILKSCATAKFKESLDLSLNLGIDAKKSDQNVRGSTTLPNGNGKTVRVAVFAQGAKAAEALAAGADVVGMEDLAAKMKEGDLNYGVVIASPDTMRVVGALGQVLGPRGLMPNPKTGTVTPNVAEAVRNAKSGQARYRTDKAGIIHCSIGAANFETAKLTENLLAVLRDIRKQKPATSKGVFIRRVTLSTTMGPGVPVELSSLPE; this is encoded by the coding sequence GTGATCAAGCTGACCAAGCGTCAGAAAGCATTCGCCGACAAGATCCAGCCGGGCAAGGCCTATCCGGTCGACCAGGCCATCGAAATCCTGAAGTCCTGCGCCACCGCGAAGTTCAAGGAATCGCTCGACCTTTCGCTGAACCTCGGCATCGACGCCAAGAAGTCCGACCAGAACGTCCGCGGTTCGACGACGTTGCCGAACGGCAACGGCAAGACCGTGCGCGTCGCCGTGTTCGCCCAGGGTGCCAAGGCTGCTGAAGCTCTGGCCGCTGGTGCCGACGTCGTCGGCATGGAAGACCTGGCCGCCAAGATGAAGGAAGGCGACCTGAACTACGGCGTCGTCATCGCCAGCCCGGACACGATGCGCGTCGTCGGTGCGCTTGGTCAGGTGCTCGGTCCGCGCGGCCTGATGCCGAACCCGAAGACCGGCACCGTGACGCCGAACGTCGCCGAAGCCGTCCGCAATGCGAAGTCGGGCCAGGCCCGTTATCGCACCGACAAGGCAGGCATCATCCACTGCTCCATTGGCGCCGCGAATTTCGAAACCGCCAAGCTGACGGAAAACCTGCTCGCCGTGCTGCGTGACATCCGCAAGCAGAAGCCGGCGACCTCGAAGGGCGTATTCATCCGCAGGGTGACGCTGTCGACGACGATGGGCCCCGGCGTGCCGGTCGAGCTGTCGTCGCTGCCGGAATAA
- the rplK gene encoding 50S ribosomal protein L11 produces MAKKVQAYIKLQIPAGKANPSPPVGPALGQNGVNIMEFCKAFNAATQKLEPGIPTPVVITVYSDRSFTFITKTAPATVLIKKAAGVESGSPTPHTKKVGKITKSQAAEIAKTKWPDLNAGSMEAAVKLIAGSARSMGIDVVEG; encoded by the coding sequence ATGGCAAAGAAAGTCCAGGCCTACATCAAGCTGCAGATTCCTGCAGGCAAGGCCAATCCGTCACCGCCCGTCGGCCCCGCACTCGGCCAGAACGGCGTCAACATCATGGAATTCTGCAAGGCGTTCAATGCCGCCACGCAGAAGCTGGAGCCGGGTATCCCGACCCCAGTCGTGATCACGGTCTACTCCGATCGTTCATTCACCTTCATCACCAAGACTGCGCCGGCCACGGTGCTGATCAAGAAGGCCGCCGGCGTCGAGTCGGGCAGCCCGACTCCGCACACCAAGAAGGTCGGCAAGATCACCAAGAGCCAGGCCGCCGAGATCGCCAAGACCAAGTGGCCGGATCTCAACGCCGGCAGCATGGAAGCCGCGGTCAAGCTGATCGCTGGCTCGGCCCGTTCGATGGGCATCGATGTGGTGGAGGGCTAA
- the nusG gene encoding transcription termination/antitermination protein NusG gives MSMRWYVVHAYSQYENNVLRALKERITRAGLEEKFGDILVPTEEVVEIRDGQKRTTERKFYPGYVLVQMEMNEDTWHLVKSTPKVLGFIGGTPDKPAPISEKEAKSILSRVEEAVEKPKPKTLYEPGEAVRITEGPFADFSGVVEEVNYDKSRLRVAVLIFGRATPVELEFSQVQKG, from the coding sequence ATGAGCATGCGCTGGTATGTGGTTCACGCGTACTCACAGTACGAAAACAATGTGTTGCGCGCCCTGAAGGAGCGCATCACCCGCGCCGGACTTGAAGAAAAGTTCGGCGACATCCTGGTGCCGACCGAAGAAGTGGTCGAAATCCGCGATGGTCAGAAGCGCACCACGGAACGCAAGTTCTATCCGGGCTATGTACTGGTCCAGATGGAAATGAACGAAGACACCTGGCACCTGGTCAAATCGACGCCAAAAGTGCTCGGTTTCATCGGCGGCACGCCGGACAAGCCGGCACCGATCTCCGAAAAGGAAGCCAAATCGATCCTCAGCCGGGTCGAGGAAGCGGTCGAGAAGCCGAAGCCGAAGACGCTGTACGAGCCGGGCGAAGCCGTCCGGATTACCGAAGGTCCGTTCGCGGATTTCTCCGGTGTGGTCGAGGAAGTCAATTACGACAAGAGTCGTTTGCGAGTCGCGGTACTGATCTTCGGCCGCGCCACACCTGTCGAGCTCGAATTTTCGCAGGTGCAGAAAGGTTGA
- the rplJ gene encoding 50S ribosomal protein L10, which yields MALRLEDKKALVAEVNEVASRALSAVAAEYRGLSAGKFDILRSKARENGIYLHVVKNTLAKRALAGTQFECMGDALVGPLVLGFSLDDPGAVGRVIKDFAKDNDKLVVKAVSIGGQLYGSKDIERLASLPSKEQALAMLMGVMKAPVSKFVRTLAEPTAKFVRTVQAVADQKQAA from the coding sequence ATGGCATTGCGTCTTGAAGACAAGAAGGCCCTGGTTGCGGAAGTGAATGAAGTGGCGTCACGCGCGCTGTCGGCTGTTGCGGCCGAATATCGCGGACTGTCTGCCGGCAAGTTCGACATCCTGCGCAGCAAGGCCCGTGAGAACGGGATCTATCTGCACGTGGTCAAGAACACGCTGGCGAAGCGCGCACTGGCCGGCACTCAGTTCGAGTGCATGGGCGACGCGCTGGTCGGACCGTTGGTGCTTGGATTCTCGCTGGACGATCCAGGTGCTGTTGGTCGCGTGATCAAGGACTTCGCGAAGGATAACGACAAGCTGGTGGTCAAGGCGGTTTCGATCGGCGGGCAGCTGTATGGCTCGAAGGACATCGAACGTCTGGCTTCGCTGCCGTCCAAGGAGCAGGCGTTGGCCATGCTCATGGGCGTCATGAAGGCCCCGGTGTCGAAGTTCGTTCGCACCCTCGCAGAACCAACTGCCAAGTTCGTGCGCACCGTGCAAGCGGTGGCCGACCAGAAGCAGGCGGCTTAA
- the secE gene encoding preprotein translocase subunit SecE has protein sequence MESSKTAGSQVEETGSRFDTLLLISALVLLIGGLAVYYVFLELPKSVRLLLLLGSIAAAVAAVYRTAIGHSLWSHVQGARVELRKVVWPTRQESLQTTLIIAIFVLIVALMMWGLDATLLWGVQKLTGRSA, from the coding sequence ATGGAATCCTCGAAGACAGCCGGTAGCCAGGTCGAAGAAACCGGCTCACGTTTCGACACGTTACTGCTGATCTCGGCCTTGGTGCTGCTGATTGGTGGTCTCGCGGTCTATTACGTGTTCCTTGAATTGCCGAAGTCCGTTCGGCTGCTGCTGTTGCTCGGCAGCATCGCCGCGGCCGTCGCCGCGGTCTATCGCACGGCAATCGGCCATTCGCTCTGGTCGCATGTCCAGGGCGCCCGTGTCGAACTCCGCAAGGTGGTCTGGCCCACGCGCCAGGAAAGCCTGCAAACCACGCTGATCATCGCCATCTTCGTGCTGATCGTGGCCTTGATGATGTGGGGGCTCGACGCAACCTTGCTTTGGGGCGTCCAGAAGCTCACCGGACGGAGTGCCTGA
- the rplL gene encoding 50S ribosomal protein L7/L12: MALSNQEILDAIAEKSVMDIVELVKMMEEKFGVSAAAAVAVAGPAAGPAAAAAIEQTEFTVVMSSFGENKVNVIKAVREITGLGLKEAKDLVEAVPATIKDAIPKADAEAIVKKLADAGAKAAIK; this comes from the coding sequence ATGGCACTTTCAAATCAGGAAATCCTTGACGCGATCGCCGAAAAGTCCGTCATGGACATCGTCGAGCTGGTCAAGATGATGGAAGAGAAGTTTGGCGTCTCCGCTGCTGCCGCCGTCGCCGTTGCCGGCCCGGCTGCCGGCCCGGCCGCCGCTGCTGCAATCGAGCAGACCGAGTTCACCGTCGTGATGTCGTCGTTCGGCGAGAACAAGGTCAATGTCATCAAGGCCGTCCGTGAAATCACCGGCCTGGGTCTGAAGGAAGCGAAGGATCTGGTCGAAGCCGTCCCGGCAACGATCAAGGACGCGATCCCGAAGGCTGACGCCGAAGCGATCGTCAAGAAGCTGGCCGACGCGGGCGCCAAGGCTGCGATCAAGTAA